ctcagtgaccccgaccaaagccaccgagcaacgtccacgaagaacagggagagcccacgagccgcgacccaggaagccccacccgccgaaaccgtgcaggtccaacccggtcccattccgcaatcaacaacagacaacagaggaacaaccagggaaaagtagtaatggcataattaactttattcctctgttgtccgacatcgaccacaaaacaagaccaaccagaccagacccacacagtcccaacaaatgaaacgccccgaaccacaaccaacaagccccccccactccctacaacacccacccagctacctccaatcaaagtcactgagtgcagccataacttcaaactgctgtcgtgtgatgtaagtttagcattaaataccaagtattgtaaatttagcatttatgtgacaggtagtccgtctttgctctcggttggggatggaattgtctgagctgggccggccagatggtcgcctttttcttgggtggtgatggaattgccttggatggagctggatggtcagtcagtccgcaggctctcgcaggaggatggcacgggattttccgatgtagctggcgtaatctctagttgtggatgggcatatgacgttcatctgggcctggcggaatctctccctacctcgggatgggcatcccgaggcgagggcagaaacagaaagagaataattagcgtagctgctgttcattagctatgtattagtgaatgcttggctgaaaagatgtgtctttaatctagatttaaattgggagagtgtgtctgaccctcgaatagtatcggggaggctattccagagtttaggtgctacgtatgagaaagctctaccccctttggtggatttagttattctaggtgttatcaaaagtctggagttttgagatcttagagagcgtgatgggttgtagtgtggtagaagctctgttatgtaggtaggggctaaaccgtttaaggctttataagtaattaaaagaactttaaagtcaatacgatacttaatgggtaaccagtgaagggttgataacattggggttatgtgatcgtattttctggacctggttagaactctggcagctgcattctgaactaactgtagtttgtttattgatgctgcaggacaaccactaagcagtgcattacagtagtcaagtcttgaggtcacaaatgcatgaataagcttctctgcatcagccacacataaaatatttcgcaatttggcaacatttctaaggtggaagaaggctgtttttgtgacatttgagatgtgatttttaaatgacaggttgctgtctaatataacgccaaggtctttaactgtatttgttggagtaacagtgcagccttcaatttgcaggtcataatccgaaatattctgctcacgtgtctttggtccgataagtaatatttctgttttattagaatttaaaagaaggaaattacaagtcatccaatgctttatatcgtcgatgcactctgccaatttggatagttggaaggaatcatctggtcttgatgagatatatagctgagtatcatctgcataacagtggaagctaattccatgttttctaataatgtttccaaggggcagcatgtatatggagaatagcaagggtcctaaaaccgatccctgaggtaatccataatttacttgcgttagatttgatgattccccatttaaatggacaaattgatgtctgtctgataagtaagatctgaaccattgtagtgcctgtccctgaataccggtataattgtgtaagcgatctagaagtattttatggtctacagtatcgaacgcagcactaaggtcgagcaggactaggagtgagatgttacctttatctgatgctataagcaggtcgtttgtaattttaacgagcgcagtttcagtactatgatgcggtctaaagcctgactggaatttttcgtgtatgtcattattttgtaagaaagagcacaactgagtggacactactttttctagtattttagacaggaaagggagatttgaaatcggtctatagtttcctagttcattggggtctaagtttggtttcttgataagaggcttaatgacggccagtttaaagggtcctgggacatggcctagattaattgacgagttgataatgttataaatgggctcaattgcaacgggtaataactcttttaataatttagttggtatggggtctaataagcaagttgtaggtttagatgttgcaataagtttaattaaatcttcctgttttataggtgaaaaacactgtagcctttcttttggggcgatggttggtactaatttataggacagacttggaggttgagattttactattttgtctcgtatgttttcgattttctctgtaaaaaagttcatgaaatcattgctaccaaggtgcggcggaatacccaggtcaggtgaagtctgtttatttgttagtttagcaactgtactaaataaaaaccttggattgtttttgttagtttctatgaggttacggaggtgctcagcctttgctgcttttagtgcctttttataacagtttgcactctctttccacgcaattttaaagacctctaattgggtttgtttccatttgcgctccagtttacgtgtttctcttttaagggcgcgagtggtgctattgtaccatggtgctgcgtttttctcattaatcttttttgacttcataggtgcgacagcttctaatgtattagagaaaatagtgcccaatttgctggtcatgtcatcgagcgattctatatttattggtatggttattaaaggagtcagatctggcaagctctttgcgaaactatctttagtagtcgaggtaattgttctaccctgtcgataacgagttaaacggctgatttctgcagtgcgcagtgtacatgttataagatagtgatcagtgacatcgtcgctttgaggtataatatctatattggttagatcggctccgtgagatataatcaagtctagtgtatgattaaatcgatgagtgggtccattgatgtgttgtgttactccaaaagagtgtaatagctctgtaaacgccactgctaatgcatcgttagcactatctacgtggatattaaagtctccgacaattagtactttatcaacgttaaccaataggtccgataggaagtccgcaaactctttcagaaaatcagtgtagggaccagggggtctatacactgtagccaacgtacaagaaagcaatgattttttactgtcaattggaacaattatgttcaacgcaagcacttcaaatgatttaaatttatgctccgttctctgagttacagtaagaaagtctctaaagattgttgcgacaccgccacctcgaccaaccggacgtggctcatgcatataacagtagcttggtggtgtacactcatttagaccgtaataatcatttggtttaagccaggtttcggtaaggcaaagtatatcaaaactgttgtctgtgatcatttcatttacaataactgcttttgaatttagtgatctaatattaagtaggccgaactttatgagtttgttttggtcgtttattacattgtcctcaggtttaatcacgattagattttttctctgagatttggctattttgttattttgtagtattattcgggggacagacacagtctctatgcatttggaagcagtaacatttctaacagatgagtgggaggaacacagactatggttgaagttttgacttaccgctgggagacgtagtcaagcggtgcgtagcgtctttgagatgttgtcagacagaagaaccgctccgatgctgctggggtgcaggccgtcagggcggaagagcctaggtcgctcccagaacagatcaaaattatcaacaaagagcagcttctgttcaatacaccatgacatcaaccatttatttagagcaaatagtctactgaacttttcattccctcgtcggtaggtaggaagcggccctgatacgatgatcctcgctgtgggcgatgcgttgcgtaccgtctcgatcagactcctgaagtccctcttcaggatctccgactgcctcatcctgacgtcattcacccccgcgtgcagcacgacagctccgacgttagcatcgtccttcaggatcgcaggtacctgcgcagagacatcaagaacacgggcgccaggaaaacaatgagtgcgcaccttacctttagtggaggaagcgcgtacgttccggacgattgagtctccgatgaccacagcgttgcattccgtctcgcagagggcggcaaagcggttcctggtcgggatctcgaagaccggtggcggcggttgggtcatcgctccagtcctagctcgcgcctttcgccgtgggtgtgccggtgcaggagtgaagttcatttgggctgaccgtgttctcgaagcctgggctctgtgcagagaaacacgcggagtagaagtggaaggagtattaaaatcgcgatgaaaacttaccgcggatttgcgagcgtcagctctggatgtttccagcgccgtttttcgttctcgcagccgtgtctgcttctctagtagatcctggatctgcttctccacagcctccagttccgactgaagtgcgatcgtttcctcatctgcacacagaggtacaaacacatctgaaacattagccattagtgatgtagtaacgagaacagtgtgttaagcagtaagcaggcaggctgggaatgctaacagcctgaggctaatagcgagtgatccgataaaaataaattatctgtgcgtttaagtacgatttttggtatgggatatatttaaggatatgttttaccctcggagaataacaatttaaaacacaagtcttaagatataacaagaataaacgatgtattaagaataagtttgaaagagctccgactcaaaccacgcgctctcagcaaacaggtaGTGACGGAAAGCAAGTGACTCCATAAAGTTGCAAAAATCCCTGGAGAGTGACTTGTTTGGACAGCAAACATGCATGTTGAAATCACCCAATAAACCCAATCGAACATCGTTTGTGCCGAcatgaataacaatcttactgaatttatgATTACctttagccagcacatttaaatttgatttgatgTCTG
The sequence above is drawn from the Triplophysa rosa unplaced genomic scaffold, Trosa_1v2 scaffold2_ERROPOS903570, whole genome shotgun sequence genome and encodes:
- the LOC130550389 gene encoding uncharacterized protein LOC130550389 isoform X3; translation: MNFTPAPAHPRRKARARTGAMTQPPPPVFEIPTRNRFAALCETECNAVVIGDSIVRNVPAILKDDANVGAVVLHAGVNDVRMRQSEILKRDFRSLIETVRNASPTARIIVSGPLPTYRRGNEKFSRLFALNKWLMSWCIEQKLLFVDNFDLFWERPRLFRPDGLHPSSIGAVLLSDNISKTLRTA
- the LOC130550389 gene encoding uncharacterized protein LOC130550389 isoform X2 gives rise to the protein MANVSDVFVPLCADEETIALQSELEAVEKQIQDLLEKQTRLRERKTALETSRADARKSAVPAILKDDANVGAVVLHAGVNDVRMRQSEILKRDFRSLIETVRNASPTARIIVSGPLPTYRRGNEKFSRLFALNKWLMSWCIEQKLLFVDNFDLFWERPRLFRPDGLHPSSIGAVLLSDNISKTLRTA
- the LOC130550389 gene encoding uncharacterized protein LOC130550389 isoform X1 produces the protein MANVSDVFVPLCADEETIALQSELEAVEKQIQDLLEKQTRLRERKTALETSRADARKSAVSFHRDFNTPSTSTPRVSLHRAQASRTRSAQMNFTPAPAHPRRKARARTGAMTQPPPPVFEIPTRNRFAALCETECNAVVIGDSIVRNVPAILKDDANVGAVVLHAGVNDVRMRQSEILKRDFRSLIETVRNASPTARIIVSGPLPTYRRGNEKFSRLFALNKWLMSWCIEQKLLFVDNFDLFWERPRLFRPDGLHPSSIGAVLLSDNISKTLRTA